The region TTCTAAATATGGCTTGATTTTAGCCGTTTCCCTTTCTGTATATATATTGTGCTCTTTAGGTCTTTTCCTTATTGCAAGAAAGCTCGGTGTGGCTCTGGCATGGCTTTCATTGATTCCGATTGCCCAGATATGGATATTGGTAAGCTCGATTAAAGAGGCATTCTCAAGGAGAGGCATCACCAAACAGTCAAAAGAGGAGGAAACACTCGAAGGCAGTCCGTTCGATGAGAAATCAGAAGAGGAAGACCTCTTTGGCGAGAAATCGACCGAAAAAGACCTATTTGGCTCCGAGGATAAGCCTAAAGACAGTCCATTTGATGAGAAGTCTATGGAAGAAGACATCTTTGGTGAGGATAAGCCTGAAGATAAAATCTAACTAATGACCAGCCTGCTTTCTGTTATACCCTTAGGTGGCGTTGAGGAGATAGGGCTCAACATGACAGTCATCGAGTATCTCGATGACATGCTCGTCGTCGATGCCGGGCTTATGTTTCCAGAGGAGGATATGCTTGGAGTCGACTTTGTTATCCCGGACTTCTCCTATATCATAAAAAACAAGGAAAAGGTAAGGGCTATAATACTGACCCATGGACATGAAGACCATACAGGCGCACTTCCATTCCTTTTGAGAGAGATAGATGTGCCTGTCTATGGCACAGCCCTTACATTGGGATTAGTCTATGAAAAATTAAAAGAGCATGGATTGGAAAACAGAAGACTTATTCCCGTAAGACCCAGAGACACTGTAAACCTTGGCGTATTCTCGGTAGAATTCATAAGGGTCACCCATAGCATTGTGGATGGAGTTGCACTGGGGATTCAGACCCCGTTTGGAAGGATTGTTCATACAGGAGACTTCAAGATAGACCCAACACCTGTGGACGGAGAACTTCTTGACTTTCATAAATTTTCAGAATACGGAGAGACAGGAACGCTCCTTATGCTTTCAGACAGCACAAATGCAGAAAAGGGTGGATTCACATTCTCCGAAAAAGAAGTCAGGAGGGCTTTTGAGGATATATTCCAGAGTGCCGAGGGAAGGATAATAATCTCCACATTCGCATCGAACATACACAGAATTCAGCAGGCAATAGATGTTGCCCTGATGTTTTCGAAAAAGGTGATTCTTTGCGGGAAAAGCATTGTCTCTAATGCCCAGATTGCACTGGACTTGGGCTATCTTAAGATGCCTGAGGGCACATGGCTCAGGCTCGAGGACCTTAAAAAGCTCAAGGACAATGAGGTCGTGATAATAACGACAGGCTCACAGGGAGAGCCAATGAGCGTTCTTTCGAGGATTGCAACAGGCGAGCACAAACACATAAAAATAAAAGAAGGAGATACGGTTATTCTTTCGGCAAAGATGATACCCGGCAATGAGCGCTCCATTGGCAG is a window of Nitrospirota bacterium DNA encoding:
- a CDS encoding ribonuclease J, yielding MTSLLSVIPLGGVEEIGLNMTVIEYLDDMLVVDAGLMFPEEDMLGVDFVIPDFSYIIKNKEKVRAIILTHGHEDHTGALPFLLREIDVPVYGTALTLGLVYEKLKEHGLENRRLIPVRPRDTVNLGVFSVEFIRVTHSIVDGVALGIQTPFGRIVHTGDFKIDPTPVDGELLDFHKFSEYGETGTLLMLSDSTNAEKGGFTFSEKEVRRAFEDIFQSAEGRIIISTFASNIHRIQQAIDVALMFSKKVILCGKSIVSNAQIALDLGYLKMPEGTWLRLEDLKKLKDNEVVIITTGSQGEPMSVLSRIATGEHKHIKIKEGDTVILSAKMIPGNERSIGRIINHLFRRGANVIYEKVSEIHVSGHASKEELKLMLNLVKPRYFMPVHGEYRHLVYHCHLALKQGIPKENIFVVENGDILEISKEGAVKNGKVDSGRVYIDGKGLGDVREMVLRDRLRLAHDGIVLILIAVEKLTGRIVSGPDIISRGFIFEDVSEEIINNVKEAVLITIKELDKEVISDSTLLKAKLRSMLKKYIRNTMERSPMILPIIFEV